GGCCAGCAGGCTGGACTGGCTACCGGTCCCCTTTATACCATTTACAAGGCACTGGCTGTACTCAAAGCAGCCCGGGAGCTGGCTGAGCGGGAACAGAGTAAGGTAATCCCTGTTTTCTGGCTGGCCAGTGAGGACCATGACTGGCTGGAAATCAATCACTGTTACTGGCCCGGGCGGCAGTGGCGCTGGCCCGATCCGCCCGGAGCTGGACGCAAGCCGGCGGGGCTGCTGGCTATGACGATGGCGATGGAACAGACCATCTGGGAGATGATTCGCTGTTTGCCGGAAGGAACAGGACGGACGGAAACGGGGGAATGGCTGGCAGCGGCTCTCAAGGGGGCGGGGTCACCTGCTGGCTGGGTTGCGCGCCTGCTGGCTCGCTTGCTGGGAGAGCAGGGTCTGGTGATCGTAGACCCCATGTTGCCGGAACTGCGCCAGGCTTTACAACCCTTCTGGCAGGAGACCCTGGCCAAAGGGGCAGAGATTCCCGCCTTAATCTGTCAGGCGGGAGAGCAGCTGGCTGCTGCCGGCTGGCAACCGGCTCTAGCAATGGCTCCAGACCGGACCGGCTTGTTCTATCTGCAGAATGACGAGAGGATTGCCCTGACGCTACAGGAATTGACCTTCGGCCTGGAGCTGGCTGTCCAGGAACCGGTGCGCCTCAGCTGCAGTGTGGCTACCCGACCGCTGGCCCAGGACCGGCTGCTGCCAACAGTAGCCTATGTAGCAGGACCGGGAGAGCTGGCCTACTACGCTCAGTTGCGGGAGGTCTATCACCTGTTTGGCCAGACCATGCCCATTTTATTGCCCCGCTGGAGTGTGACACTGGTGGAACCCGAGCAGAAGAAGGTACTGAACCAGTGGCAGCTGTCCCTGCCAGAGCTGGCTGAACTGGAGCAGCAGGAAATTGACCTTCGCCTGGCCAGTCGGGCAGGGTGGAATCATGAACAGTTACTGGCAGATTTGCGGGAGCGCTGGCAGAAAGAACATGCTGAGCTTTTCACCCATCTGGCTCAATTGGAGCCAGAACTGGAACTACTGCAGGCCAGGAACTGGAATTATATTTCTTATCAGCTGGATTATTTAAAAGGCAAAGTGGAGCAGAAGTTGCGGCGGCAATACCGTCAGCAGATAGATGCTTTGCTAGCGGCCCGCCAGACCCTCTGGCCGGGAGGAAAAAGGCAGGAACGGGTGTTGAATCTGACCTGGTTTTTGAGCCGCTGGGGTAAAGGCTGGCTGCATCATTTACTGCATGCACCTCTTGATTGGGGGCAACACTACTATCTGGAACTGGGAGGCAGTGAAGATGGATATCATCTATACCAGGGATAGGGAAGCAGCTTTAGTAGAGGTAGAGGCTCTGGTAGTAGGACCTCATCCTGATGATGCGGAAATCGGCTCTGGTGGGCTAATGGCCCGCTGGGGCAAAGAAGGGATAAAATTCGGCATTGCCGATTTGACCCGTGGGGAGCAGGGAACTAATGGAACAGTGGAGGAAAGACGGGAAGAAAGCCGGAGGGCAGCAGAAATCTTGGGAGCCACCTGGCGGATCAATTTGCAGTTACCGGACGGAGGGCTGGCGCTGGACCCGGAACAGGTAGCGGCCCTGGTGCGCCTCATACGGCAAGTCAGGCCCCGCCTGTTGCTGGTGCCTTACTGGGAAGATCGCCATCCTGATCACCGGGCAGCCAGCCAGCTGGCCGAACGGGCCCATTTCGAGGCTGGATTGCGCAAGGTGCTGCCGGAACTGGAGCCTTACCGGCCCCGGGAAATAGTTTACTATTTCATCAACCGGGAAACGGATCCATCATTTATCATAGATATCAGTGAGGAGTATGAAACCAAACGGGAAGCGGTACTGGCTCATCGTTCCCAGTTTTTTCGGGAAAATCGCTGGCTGCCGACCAGATTAAATGGACATTTTCCCTATTTGATCGAGACCCGCTGTCGCTTCTGGGGGGCAAAAATTGGTGCTGAATTCGGGGAAGGATTTCTGGTTAAAAATCCCCTGGTCCTGACAGATCCGCTGGAAATATGGAGGTAAGGAATGAAGATTGGCATTGTTTGTTATCCGTCATATGGTGGAAGTGGTGTAGTAGCTACCGAACTGGCAGAAGCCCTGGCTGAACGGGGGCATGAGGTGCATATTATCAGTTATGAGCGACCCTTTCGTTTGCGCAGTTTTCATCAAAATCTTTTCCTGCATGAAGTTACAGCGGTAGATTATCCGGTGTTCAAATTCCCCCCGTATGATCTGGCCCTGGCCGGCACCATTTATGAAGTGGCCAGAACGAAGGGTCTGGATCTGGTACATGCCCATTATGCCATTCCTCATGCTGTTAGTGCCTATTTGGCCAAAGCCATGCTGGCTCAGGAGCGGAATTTGCCTTTGGTCACTACCTTGCATGGGACAGATATTACAGTGGTGGGACAGGAACCGCAGCTTTATGAAGTGGTGCGCTTTTCCCTGCAGGCCAGTGATGGGGTAACCGCTGTATCCAGGGCCCTGGCCGAGGAGGCTGCGGGAGTTTTTGGCTATCAGCAGCCCATTGAGGTGATATACAACTTCGTTGACCCGGAAATCTACCGGCGTCAGTTCTGTCCGGCCCGGCGGGCTTTTTATGCCCGGCCTGACGAGAAGATCCTTTGCCATATCTCCAATTTCCGTGAAGTCAAGCGCATTCCTGATGTGCTGCGGATTTTTGCCCTGGTCAACCGACAGGTACCCTCCCGGTTGTTGCTGATCGGGGATGGGCCGGAACGGAGTGCCGCCCAGTACCTGGCCCAGGAGCTGGGCGTTCTGGAGCGGGTGCATTTTCTGGGCAAGCAGGAATTTGTTGTACCGCTATTATCCATCAGTGACCTCTTTTTACTGCCTTCTGCCAAGGAGAGTTTTGGCCTGGCGGCGCTGGAGGCCATGGCCTGTGAAGTGCCGGTGGTGACCACAAACACCGGTGGGCTGCCGGAAGTGGTTACAGATGGAGTGACTGGCATCATCGAACCGGTGGGGGCGGTGGAAGCCATGGCCCGGCGGGCCATAGCCCTCCTGCAGAATGAGGAAGAACATCGTCGGATGGCTGAAGCAGCCCGCCAGCAGGCTCTGAACCGTTTCAGGGAAAAAGAGATTGTAACTTGTTATGAAAACTACTATCTGGGCATTTTGCGCAACACCCTTTCCCGGGGACAGTCATAAAATGAGTTAGACCCACCCCCGGGAGGAGGGAGAAAAAATTGGCTGTACGCACCCTGATCTGTGCTGAACCCTTGAGCAGCCACTGGGATGGAAAACAGCGGCATCCAGAGACCGGCTGGACCTTGCTGGCGGTGGTGCGGGACTTGCCTCAACTGGCTGTGGTTATCCGCGAGAAAAAGCCCGACCTGCTCTTGCTCAATGTGGATTTGCCTGGTTTAAATATGCTCAAATCAGTAAGGTTACTGCGGGAAATGCAACCACAGATTACCTATATTGTCATCTTTTTTGGGGGAGAGCAGCAGGTTATCTATATTGAAGGCGAGAACCTGGGCGAAAAGGCTTTGCAGAAAGCGCTGGCAGGAGAGGGGGTCCGTTATCCCGAATTCACCTGCAAGCTATTGCAGGAATTTGAACAGCTTTCCCTGTTATTGCCAACTACCCTGCTGGGCACTGGCCTGAGCAGTCTCAGTCGCCGCGAGATTGAAGTCCTGTCCCTGCTGGCTAAAGGCTATACCGATAAGGAAATCGCTGGTTTTCTCATCATTTCCGAAAAAACAGTGCGCAATCATATCCGCAATATCAAACAAAAATTACGGGCCAAAAACCGGACCCAGCTGGTTTTGCTGGCCCTGCAAAATGGATTATCCAGTTAAAAACAGGCGCAGGCCTGTTTTTTTCTTGCCCTTCCCGGTCATAATAACAGCTGAGGTGGTTGGAAACATGCGCAAACAAGTAACGGATTATCAGCGCTGGATTACTGTGGCCCTGGTGATTGTCGGTTATCTGGCTATGACCCAGTTTCGCACTGTACAAACAGCCACAGGAGTAGAACCCTCCAAACTGCGCAGTGAATCCATTCTAACAACCCTGGTTCAGGTGGAACAGGACAACTATGCCCTGCAGAGGGAGAGTGCTGATTTACAGCAACGGATTCGACAATTTGAGCAAGCGAAAAACATCAATGAAGCCCTGATGCGGGAAAAACAGGAAGCGGAGCTACGAGCTGGCCTGACCGGACTGAAGGGGCCCGGTATGACGGTGGTGCTGTCAGACAGCCAGCTGCCCAGGGAAGCGGGGATTGATCCCAATAATTATTATATCCATGAATCCTTTTTGCGTTCAGTGGTCAATGCCTTCTGGACAGGCGGGGCAGAGGGGGTGGCCATTAATGGCCAGAGACTGATCAGCACCAGTGAAATCTTCTGCGGTGGTACCACTATTTTTATCAATGGTGAAAATGTTGCTCCGCCCTATGTGATTCAGGCTATCGGTGATCCCCGGGCCTTGCGCACTTCCCTGGATATTGATGCCCTGCCATTGCTGACCAACTTGCAGCGGGATTATGGCATCGGCCTGGATGTGCGGGAGGAAAAGGAAATCCGGCTGCCGCCCTATCAGAAGAAGGTGGATTTCAAGTACGCCCGGCCGGTGAGAGAGGGGGAATAAGGATGAGAACGGAAATCTGGGCCCGGGTGGCACTGGTGGCCCTCTGTCTGGGGATTTTGCTGGGAGTGGAAATCCGCACCGCCCGGGAAGTGAGGGAAATGGAGGCCAAATCCCAGGTGCGCTATCGTTCGATGCTGCAGCTGCTGGAAAAAGCTCAGACCAGACACCGGGAATTGGTTAAGGAAGTAAAGAAACTGAAAAAACGCATCAGCGATTTTGAACGGGGAGCGGTGGTGAGTGCCCGGACCCGGGAAATGATGGATGCAACCGAAAAAGCGCGGATGCTGGCAGGGGAAAAGGCAGTGGAAGGCCCGGGGATAGTGATTCAGATTGATGATCGGCAGGGGTCAACTACCATTATCTATTCCGGGGATTTGCAGGATTTTATCAATATACTCCGTTTTGCCGGAGCAGAGGCTATTGCCGTCAATGGCCAGCGAATTGTGGGCACTACCGCTGTTCATGAGGCCGGACAAAACCTGCTGATCAACAAGGTACCGGTGAACCGGCGGGAGGGGGTGCCCTATGAGATTATGGCTATTGGTCCCCCTGACCGGCTGGAAAGCTATATTAAAACTACCTACGGGCTGTGGAAAGACCTGGAGGCAGCGGGAGTGCGTCTGACTCTGACCCGCCAGGAAAGATTGTTGCTCCCTGCCTATAAAGGTGGCTATCTCTTCCGTTATGGCATTGCATTCTGAGTCTGCCTATGGTAGAATTTTTCTTGAAAGGAGGCATGGTTCAAATGAAAATCACTAAAGAAATGGGCATTGGTGAAGTAGTTGCCAAATATCCGCAAACTATCCCCGTATTTCAAGCTCATGGCATGGGTTGTTTTGGCTGCGCTGCGGCGCGTTTCGAAAATATCGAACAGGGTGCTCTTGCTCATGGCATAGACGTGGAAAAACTGATGCGGGATCTCAATGAAGCCGTTGAAAAGGCTTAATTAAAAGCAAGCGGCGGGAAAGAGGCGAAAGGCCTCTTTTCTTTTATAACAAAACGGAGTGGAAAAAATGGCTGTAACTGTATTCTGGTCGGAAAAACTGGCTACAGGCCGGTTTATCCGCCGCTTAAACCGCTTTGCTGTGGAAATAGCTACTGCAACAGCAGCCAGTTTGCGACTGCATTTGCCCAATTCCGGCCGGTTGCGGGAACTGCTGGTACCAGGTGCGGAGGTGCGCTGGCTACCCCGGCCTGAGCGGCAGGGAGTAACCGTCGGAGACCTGCTGCTGGTGGCGTACCAGGGGCGCTGGGTCTGCGTGGATGCCAGGGTACCCAATCAGCTGGCAGAAGCACTCCTGGGGCAGGGACTCTGGCCAGGCCCCTTGCCCTCCATCCAGAAACTGCGCCGGGAGGTAACGGCTGGTGAAAGCCGTTTTGACCTGGGCTGGCAGGGAAAAGAGGGGCAGGGGTTTCTGGAGGTCAAGTCAGTTACTCTGGTAGTAGAGGGAGAGGGACGCTTTCCCGATGCTCCGACGACCCGGGGAACCCGGCATCTCCAGCATCTGGCTGAACTGAGTCGACAGGGGTACTGGACCGGGGTGCTGTTTATCATCCAGAGGGATGATGCTCTCACTTTTGTCCCCAATCACGCAACCGACCCGGCTTTTGCCGCAGCATTAAGTAGCGCGGCTGGAGCTGGTGTGCATATCGCAGCTGCTCTCTGCCCGGTGGACGAAGACGGGATCGCTTTTCGGCAATGGCTGCCGGTGAGATTAGCATGAAAAAAGTGGTCAGCATCAGTCTGGGTAGTCCTGCCGGGGATTTTTGCTGGCAGGGCCGGATTGGTGATGAGTTCTTACAGGTGGAACGCCGGGGAGCAGGGGGAGATATTCAGCGGGCCGCTGCCTGGCTCAGGGAGCTGGATGGACAGGTAACTGCCCTGGCCCTGGGGGGAGTGAACCTGGCCTACCAGTTGCCAGGCCGGAGCTGGCCCCTGCCGGAAGGACAATTTCTGGCCCGTCAGGTCAGACAGACGCCGCTTTATGATGGCAGTGATTTTAAAGCGAGCTGGGACCAGCAGTTGATTCTGAGCCAGGCTGAAAAATGGCGGGGGAGCAGAGTGCTGCTGGCTTCTGCCCTGGACCGCCCCTGGCTGGCTCAGGCTCTGCTGACCAGCGGGGCAGACCTCTGGCTGGGGGATGCCTGGCTGGCCCTGGGTTTGCCTCTGCTTTTTCCCGGTCTCAAGGGTTTTCAGGTGCTGGCCCGGCTGACCATGCCTGGTTTAAGGCGGCTGCCCTTGCGTTATCTTTATCCCCAGCGGCAACAGCAGGAAGGGCAGCGACGCTGGCGGCCCCTGGGCCCGCGGACTTTTGACTGGCTGGCCGGGGATAGCCATTTGCTGCAAAAGGGAGCCGGACACTGGCCGCAGGCCCGGATCCTGGCCAGCACTGTCAGGCCCCGGGATTTAACGCCTTTTGCCGGGCGTTTATACTATCTTTACCCCTGTCTGGCACCTGGCCTCAGTCCGGGGGCCAATCTCTGGGAAGCCATCGCTTCTGCACTGAGCATGGATGGCATCGGATTCTGGCAAAAATATCACAGCTTTGCAGGCAAGTGCCTGGGGGAGGGCAAATTATGCTGACAATCTGGCAATTGTTTCTGGCTTTTTTTAAAGTAGGCATTTTCGGCTATGGTGGTGGCCCGGCAGCCATTCCGCTGGCCCAGCAGGAAGTGGTGGAAAATTACCACTGGATGAGCAAAGAGGA
This genomic stretch from Carboxydocella sporoproducens DSM 16521 harbors:
- the bshC gene encoding bacillithiol biosynthesis cysteine-adding enzyme BshC, yielding MKKRTIAEHYIHDFASLAWRFDLDWRQPQHWRQQLKRVIDSYRLGTVVSEPLARFQRELGAGEKAVENARSLAERGTVAIVTGQQAGLATGPLYTIYKALAVLKAARELAEREQSKVIPVFWLASEDHDWLEINHCYWPGRQWRWPDPPGAGRKPAGLLAMTMAMEQTIWEMIRCLPEGTGRTETGEWLAAALKGAGSPAGWVARLLARLLGEQGLVIVDPMLPELRQALQPFWQETLAKGAEIPALICQAGEQLAAAGWQPALAMAPDRTGLFYLQNDERIALTLQELTFGLELAVQEPVRLSCSVATRPLAQDRLLPTVAYVAGPGELAYYAQLREVYHLFGQTMPILLPRWSVTLVEPEQKKVLNQWQLSLPELAELEQQEIDLRLASRAGWNHEQLLADLRERWQKEHAELFTHLAQLEPELELLQARNWNYISYQLDYLKGKVEQKLRRQYRQQIDALLAARQTLWPGGKRQERVLNLTWFLSRWGKGWLHHLLHAPLDWGQHYYLELGGSEDGYHLYQG
- the bshB1 gene encoding bacillithiol biosynthesis deacetylase BshB1 — encoded protein: MDIIYTRDREAALVEVEALVVGPHPDDAEIGSGGLMARWGKEGIKFGIADLTRGEQGTNGTVEERREESRRAAEILGATWRINLQLPDGGLALDPEQVAALVRLIRQVRPRLLLVPYWEDRHPDHRAASQLAERAHFEAGLRKVLPELEPYRPREIVYYFINRETDPSFIIDISEEYETKREAVLAHRSQFFRENRWLPTRLNGHFPYLIETRCRFWGAKIGAEFGEGFLVKNPLVLTDPLEIWR
- the bshA gene encoding N-acetyl-alpha-D-glucosaminyl L-malate synthase BshA, yielding MKIGIVCYPSYGGSGVVATELAEALAERGHEVHIISYERPFRLRSFHQNLFLHEVTAVDYPVFKFPPYDLALAGTIYEVARTKGLDLVHAHYAIPHAVSAYLAKAMLAQERNLPLVTTLHGTDITVVGQEPQLYEVVRFSLQASDGVTAVSRALAEEAAGVFGYQQPIEVIYNFVDPEIYRRQFCPARRAFYARPDEKILCHISNFREVKRIPDVLRIFALVNRQVPSRLLLIGDGPERSAAQYLAQELGVLERVHFLGKQEFVVPLLSISDLFLLPSAKESFGLAALEAMACEVPVVTTNTGGLPEVVTDGVTGIIEPVGAVEAMARRAIALLQNEEEHRRMAEAARQQALNRFREKEIVTCYENYYLGILRNTLSRGQS
- a CDS encoding response regulator transcription factor, yielding MAVRTLICAEPLSSHWDGKQRHPETGWTLLAVVRDLPQLAVVIREKKPDLLLLNVDLPGLNMLKSVRLLREMQPQITYIVIFFGGEQQVIYIEGENLGEKALQKALAGEGVRYPEFTCKLLQEFEQLSLLLPTTLLGTGLSSLSRREIEVLSLLAKGYTDKEIAGFLIISEKTVRNHIRNIKQKLRAKNRTQLVLLALQNGLSS
- a CDS encoding DUF881 domain-containing protein, with translation MRKQVTDYQRWITVALVIVGYLAMTQFRTVQTATGVEPSKLRSESILTTLVQVEQDNYALQRESADLQQRIRQFEQAKNINEALMREKQEAELRAGLTGLKGPGMTVVLSDSQLPREAGIDPNNYYIHESFLRSVVNAFWTGGAEGVAINGQRLISTSEIFCGGTTIFINGENVAPPYVIQAIGDPRALRTSLDIDALPLLTNLQRDYGIGLDVREEKEIRLPPYQKKVDFKYARPVREGE
- a CDS encoding DUF881 domain-containing protein, with protein sequence MRTEIWARVALVALCLGILLGVEIRTAREVREMEAKSQVRYRSMLQLLEKAQTRHRELVKEVKKLKKRISDFERGAVVSARTREMMDATEKARMLAGEKAVEGPGIVIQIDDRQGSTTIIYSGDLQDFINILRFAGAEAIAVNGQRIVGTTAVHEAGQNLLINKVPVNRREGVPYEIMAIGPPDRLESYIKTTYGLWKDLEAAGVRLTLTRQERLLLPAYKGGYLFRYGIAF
- a CDS encoding DUF1858 domain-containing protein — its product is MKITKEMGIGEVVAKYPQTIPVFQAHGMGCFGCAAARFENIEQGALAHGIDVEKLMRDLNEAVEKA
- the sfsA gene encoding DNA/RNA nuclease SfsA, whose product is MAVTVFWSEKLATGRFIRRLNRFAVEIATATAASLRLHLPNSGRLRELLVPGAEVRWLPRPERQGVTVGDLLLVAYQGRWVCVDARVPNQLAEALLGQGLWPGPLPSIQKLRREVTAGESRFDLGWQGKEGQGFLEVKSVTLVVEGEGRFPDAPTTRGTRHLQHLAELSRQGYWTGVLFIIQRDDALTFVPNHATDPAFAAALSSAAGAGVHIAAALCPVDEDGIAFRQWLPVRLA